The Oleiphilus messinensis DNA segment CACCTAACAGTACAATCGAGGAGTACATAGCTCTAATTGAGGCGCTACCAGAAGATGACAAGCGTATAGGTGAGATTCTAGTAGGGTGCGGTGCCATTTCAAGCGAGACTCTCTGCAAAGCATTGCAAGTCCAGGAGAATGAGACCAAGAGTAGCAATCAGAGCCGTAAAATAGGTGAAGTGCTTGTTGAAAGCAGTGGCCTCCCAGAGAAGGTAGTTAATGCAGCAGCAGAAAAGCAAGAAGATACGAAAGAAAGAAAGAAACCTTCTTCACAGTTAATACGAATCGATGCAGACCGCTTGGATCACCTAATAAATCTTATTGGCGAACTAGTGATCAACCGACAAAGGGTAAACCTATTGGCAGGAGAAACGCGCCATGAGTCTCTTATCGAAGCTGTTGGTGATTTAGAAAACTTCACTGAACAGCTACGTGATGCAGCACTGAATCTGCGGATGGTTCAAATAGGCTCGACCTTTCAGAAGTTTAAGCGAATTGTTCGAGATACTGCACAGGAACTTGGCAAGGATATTAATCTAATACTAGAGGGGACTGAAACGGAACTAGATCGCCTAATGGTTGAAAAACTTGGTGATCCGCTTACCCACATCATTCGCAATGCCATAGACCACGGAATTGAAGCCAAGGAGCAACGTCTTGCAAATGGTAAAAGCGAGACTGGCACTATTAAAATGGCTGCTTTTCACGAAGCAGGCAGCATAGTGATCGAAGTGAGTGACGATGGAGGAGGTATAGCTCCTGAAAAAATTCGAGCCAAAGCTGTCATCAAAGAAATAATCTCCGAAGATGCAAATTTATCAGATCAAGAGTTATTGCATTTGGTGTTTCATCCAGGTTTTTCTACCGCCGAAAGTGTCACTAACCTTTCTGGTCGGGGAGTTGGAATGGATGTAGTGAAACGAAATGTCGAAGCACTTCAGGGCACTATTGATATTAACAGCAAGGTTGGCTTTGGCACTCGATTTCAAATTCGATTACCTCTAACACTAGCTATTATTGATGGGTTTCACGTTCAGAGTGGAAACACACACTTCATAGTTCCTCAATCCTCTGTCGTGGAATGTACAGACCTCGGATCCCACGAAAAAATGGAAAACCGCAACTGTATTAACGTAAGAGGAGAAATGATTCCCTTTATCAAACTTGGGGATGTTTTCAAGATTTCACCATCTGAAGGAGAGACCGCAAGCTATTTGTATAGAGAAGGTAAGTCAGCCTCTTCGCATACAGAGAATTTAGTAATTGCGCGCTACGGCGAATTTACTGCTGGTATTGTCGCCGACCAACTCCATGGAGAAATTCAGACAGTCGTCAAGCCGCTAGGCCCAATATTCAAACCCCTTAGAGGAATTGGCGGATCAACCTTACTTGGCAATGGTGAAATAGCTTTCATACTGGATATCCCCCAATTGATTGAATCAGTGATTTCCAATGAAGGTACAACGTTCACCGTAAACGAATGAAATAGCTATCACGTAATTACTATAGGAGTTCCGTTGTGTCAAAAGACTCTAGCCCTGACAGATCTATCGACGAACCTAAAAACAGAAGACAGTTCCTTACCTTTTGTTTGAATAATGAATATTTTGGTATGGAACTACATCAGACCAGAGAGATACTCGAGTACTCAGATGTCACAGATGTACCTTTGATGCCAGGTTTCATGAGCGGAGTAATAAACCTTCGCGGAGAAGTGGTACCAGTCATTGATCTTGCAATCAGACTCGGTAGAGATCCAATTAAACTGCACAAGCGAACATGTATTGTCATCATTGAACTCCACAGTTACGAACAAAAACATGTGCTCGGCTTACTTGTCGATTCGGTAAGTGAAGTTGTTGAACTTGATACCTCTGATGTTGAGGAAGCACCTGCTTTTGGTGCAAACATACGGGCTGAATTTATCCTGGGCATTGCCAAAAAAGAGGAGCAATTTGTGATCTTATTAGATGCTGAAAAAACATTGTCTCCTATCGAGTTGGCCAGTCTTGTAGAAGCAGAGTTTCAAGCGACAGAAGATTAATAAAACGACTTAATAAACTTGAATAGAGGACACCGACATGTTAACAAAAATAGGACTCAAGATAAGAATAATTTTCTTAGGATTGTTAATCACCTCAGCGCTTACTTTTCTGGGCGTGACATCGATTTCTGAACTAGGTGAATATCATAACTCGACTAAGCGAAATTTTGATGCTGTGACATCCAACGTCGCTATACTGAAGGAGGTCAATCACGCTCACCTTGTTTTTAAAACACAAGTACAAGAATGGAAGAATGTGCTACTTCGTGGCAATGACCAAAAGCAATATGACAAATACTATAAGCGTTTCCTGAACTCTTCAGACAAAGTTCAAGGCGCTTTATCAAAAGCGATTGAGCACTCTCAAAGCATTGGCCTAGATACATCAAAGTTAGAAACAGTTAAAAAGAATCATGCCGATCTGCGCACAGCCTATACCAAAGCCATCAAGGAATTTGATGAGAAGGATAAATTAGCTGGGCAAAAAGTTGATAAACTGGTCAAAGGTGTAGACCGACCTACGAGTCAAACCATGAAAGAGGTAACAGAGGAAACGGAAACTGCTTTCTACGAGTTAATCGAAAGCACCGGCGTATCAATGGAATCTGATTATTCCGATATAAAGCAGGCCTCTATAATAGTGATGGTGATTGCGTCAGTTTTTGTAATTTTGGTTATGATCTGGATCTTTTGGGATCTTCTAAAGACTCTAGGCGGTGAACCAAGTTATGCAGCTCGAGTAGTCGACAGCGTAGCCAACGGCAATCTTGATATCAGGATAGATCTACACCCTAAAGATAAGCGTTCCTTGCTTTTCAGAATCGACAACATGAAAGAGCAACTAACTCAGGTGATTCAGGAAGTTCGTTCTTCAGCCGATTCACTTGCATCTGCGTCAGAAGAAGTCAGCTCTACATCTCAATCTTTAGCTAAGGGCGCTTCAGTTCAGTCAGCGAGTGTTGAGCAAACATCTGCTTCTGTTGAAGAGATGTCAGCATCCATTGCTCAAAACAATGAGAACGCTAGTATTACCGACGGCATGGCGCAAAAAGCAGCTAACGAAGCAAAAACCGGTGGCAAAGCAGTTTCTGAAACTGTTGAAGCTATGCAGAAAATTGCAGACCGCATCAGCATTGTTGATGATATTGCCTATCAAACGAACTTATTAGCTCTCAATGCAGCGATAGAGGCTGGACGAGCAGGAGATCACGGAAAAGGATTCGCTGTAGTAGCCTCTGAAGTTCGTAAGCTTGCCGAGCGTAGCCAGGTTGCAGCCCAAGAAATAAGTGAATTGGCGAAAGAGAGCGTTAAGCTTGCTGAGTCAGCAGGAAATTCACTCGAAGAGATAGTCCCGTCCATAAACAAAACCGCCGACCTTGTTCAAGAAATTGCCGCAGCATCTTCAGAGCAAACCTCAGGTGTTCAACAAATAAATTCTGCGATCAGTCAAGTTAGTCAAACGATGCAACAAAATGCGGCGGCTTCAGAAGAATTAAGTTCTACATCCGAAGAAATGAGCGCACAAGCTATGCGCTTACAAGAATCCGTTAGTTATTTCTCTCTAAATAAATCTCCCAAGTCTTCTCAAGCTCCTTTTACTACTTCGACACAGAATCAAACAGAACAATCAAACGATTTAAATAGTCATCGACCTGGAAACCCTCAAGATGAGGATGACCAGAACTTTGTAAGTTACAGCTAAGAAACATTTTGATGCGTTTGCATGAGGCTAGCAACCAGTTAAATATACCAAGTATAGAAGAGTTTTGCTTATTCCAGCAATTTATTCTCAAGGAGCTTGGTATATCTCTGCAACCTCAAAAAAGAGCAATGCTTGGCCATAGGCTTTCCAAGAGATTATGTCATTTGAAGCTGGATTCGTTTAGGGACTATTATTCATTGATAACCGATCGCTGTAACTCAGATGAAAAGCAAATTGCACTCGACCTCATTACGACCAATGAGACCTACTTCTTTCGAGAACCGAAGCACTTTGATTTCCTTTCAGAAATGATACTACATACTTACCCTAAGACTCGTCCTTTCAGGGTGTGGAGCGCTGCCTGCTCAACTGGTGAAGAGCCCTATAGCATAGCAATGTTACTGGAAGATAAGTGCCCCGCCACGTGGTCATTGTTAGCTACAGACGTAAATTGCACCGTTCTAAAAAGCGCAAGAAGGGCTATATACCTGGATTCTCGCATGTCAGAATTGTCGCCACAATATAGAAGAAGATTCTGCCTAAAAGGGCAGAATGCGTTCTCGAACCATCTTCGAATCTCTCCCGATTTACGGACAAAGGTACAGTTCAGACACCTAAATTTACTAGATGATTTCAAAGGTATAGGAAAATTTGAGCTAATTTTTTTGCGAAACGTACTAATCTATTTTGATGAATCACTTAAACGCAAAATTATTCTAAAGATAATGACTCATCTGGTTCCAGGGGGATATTTGTTCGTAGGGCACTCTGAAAGTTTTCACGGTATTCATCCTAAGCTAAAAACAATACAGCCCGCTATCATGCAATTTGAGCCAGATATTGCTTCATGATTGCGCTTACTAAATACGTTATATCCCATAGAACAATCTTATGACACTCAGACCATATGTTAATACTCAGGCTTAACTACGAAATTTTGAAAGCCTAGGAGTCTGTCGGATTATTCACATCAAATCGGTTAATATAGAAGATCCCAAAAACACAAATAAGACGAACAAATATGGCTGTTCAGTTTAAACAATTAGACAGAAAAACTCCTTATTTACTACCCCCAAGCGTACAAGACTATTTGCCCGAAGATCACTTGGCCTGTTTTGTCGTTGAAATTGTCGAACAACTGGATTTAAGCGCATTCACTGATGTTTATTCTGGCAGAGGAAAAAAGCCTTATCATCCAGCCATGCTGGTCGCACTATTATTCTATGGCTATGCCACCGGCGTTTTCTCAAGCCGGAAGTTGGAGAAAGCAGCATACGATTCCATTGCTGTGCGCTACATCTGCGCAAATTCTTATCCCGATCACGACACGATTGCCACCTTTCGCAAGCGGTTTCTAAAAGAAATCGAGGGATTGTTTGTCGATATTCTACTAATCGCTGAAACGATGGGGTTACTGAAGCTGGGCACTGTAAGCCTTGACGGTACTAAAATCAAAGCCAACGCCAGCAAGCACAAGGCACTGAGCTGGGAATATGCCAACAAGCTGGAAGAGCAGCTTAAGGCGGAAGTTGTAGAACTGATGCAAAAGGCTGAAGAGGCCGACAACGCTACGCTACCTGAAGAGATGAACGTGCCTGAAGAGTTGGCGCGCCGCGAGCAGCGATTGAACACCATTGCGCAAGCCAAGAAGAAAATTCAGGCCCGCGCCAAAGAGCGCTTTGAACGTGAACAAGCCGCATATGAAGAAAAGGTGGAACGGCGCAAATGCTATGAGGAAGAGACGGGAAAAAAGCCTAGAGGGCGTCAACCTGTCGCCCCTTCTGAAGGGCCGCTGCCCAAGGATCAAGTTAATCTAACAGATGAAGAGTCGCGCATTATGCCGACACAGGGCGGCTTTGAGCAGGCTTACAACGCTCAGGCAGGTGTTGATATTGAAACGTATCTCATTGTGGAGCAGCATCTGAGTCAGTCCCCAAATGACAAACTGGAAGTCTCTTCCACGCTGGAGAATCTTGATCAGTTACCGGAGAGCCTGGGGGCGGTTCGTCAACTGCTTGCCGATACGGGTTACTTTAGCGAAGCCAATACCGAGAAATGTGAATCGGCAGGTGTTGAGCCCTTAATACCCGAAAAACGCCATCACCACAATTTGCCGCTTAAGGAACGCTTAGCCGAAGATCAGGAAGCGCCAGAGAATCCGACAGCAGTTGCGGCGATGAAACACCGCTTGCAAACCAAGGCAGGTCGAGAGGCATACGGCCAAAGGAAGTCCACCGTAGAAACGGTCTTTGGAATAATTAAGCATGTTCTTGGTTTTCGTCAATTTTTACTGAGGGGTTTTGATTCAGTGCAGAGTGAATGGAGTTTAGTGTGTCTCGCTTGGAATCTGAAGCGAATTCATGCGTTAAAGGTGGCTTAAGGTCGTAAACAAAAGCTTTGTAGGAAGCATTTTTCGTTTCCAAAGCTATCGAAAAGCCCCGGACTTAGATATATGCTCGATCAACTAAAATTCAACCGGCTATGTGACTGAGGATGGTTTGAGTTTTGCCAATCCGACAGACTCCTAGCAACCCTTTTCTACAGGCATGAATTATGAGTATTGAAGTTTTAGTTGTTGATGACTCTGCTGTTGTTCGGCAAGTAATAAGTAAAATCTTGAACAAAGCTAAGGATATAAACGTTTATGATGTCGCTTCCGATCCTGTCTTTGCCTTAGGGAAAATGGAGAAAAAATGGCCAGATATCATTGTTCTAGATATCGAAATGCCACGTATGGATGGCATCACTTTTCTCAGAAAAATAATGATCGATAGGCCGACGCCAGTGGTAATTTGCTCTTCATTGGCAGTGAAAGGTACCGAGCTAAGCTTGAATGCGCTAGCAGCCGGAGCTGTCGATATCATTACCAAGCCAGAACTAGGTATAAAGGGCTTTTTGGAAGATGCGGAAAAACAAATTCAGCATACTGTGCGCAACGCCGCAAAAGCTAATGTAAGTACGCGTGATGCAAAGCTGATTCGCTCAGTTAAGACTAAACCACCTGAAGAAAATATACTCCCTGATCTAACAGGCATGTCGAAGACGACTGATAGAGTTATTGCGATTGGAACATCAACAGGAGGAGTCCAAGCTCTGGAAGTAGTGTTAACAGCCCTCCCGAGAACATGCCCCGGCATCGTGATTGTTCAGCATATGCCAGAGAAGTTTACTGAGGCTTTTGCTAATCGACTTAACAGTATATGTGCAATTGAAGTAATAGAAGCCCGTTCTGGAGATAGAATAATTCCAGGCCGAGCTCTAATTGCACCGGGAGGTAAACACATAGAAGTAGAACGTTCTGGAGCACAATATATTACCAGAGTCTTTTCGGGTCCGGCCGTAAACCGGCACTGCCCTTCAGTTGATGTATTGTTTCGGTCCGTAGCCAAACATGTAAAACAAAATGCGACGGGCATCATAATGACGGGAATGGGAGATGATGGCGCTCAAGGTTTGCTAGCCATGCAGAGCGCCGGGGCACAAACAATAGCTCAAGATGAAGCATCTTGTGTTGTATTTGGAATGCCAAAAGAGGCTATCAAGCTTGGGGCGGTAAACTTTGAAATCAGTCTCGACCAAATTGCAGATAAAATATAAAGCTAACTGAATATATAAAAGTTAAAAGATTAGCATAAAGGATTTGAGGCTTAATTAGTGGATTGCCGGTTTGGCTTATGAGGCTCCTCATTCTCTTGAGTGCCATCTCAATTGACTTACCTGTAGCTATTCTATACAAGCCAAAATCTCATGCATCTTTACCTCTTAAAATAGAGACAATCGGCGCAGTGCTTTAATGCTAGTGGGGAAGAATTCCATTCTCAGAAGAAGATATATCCGTAACAGGGGCAACTATGAGCGATATAGATTCAGATAATGATGACTCGTCAGTAGAATATACATTGGATTTTTTGGTGGGATTAAGTCATTTGTTCTTGCGACATTCGAAATACCACTATCTAGGGTCTGATATGAATGTGAACGACTTTTGACGGCCAATACATCTGTTGCAATAACAAGACATTATCTGCTATCAGAGCTATAGCTGACCTTTCAAAAAGGATTAATAGACGGCCGCTTTGTGAAGCAACCTGCCATCCGATATAGAAAAATATTAAGTTATTACAGACGATAATTTGGAGTTTGAAGCTAGGGATATGTTCAAAAACATCAATAAAAGAGATCAGCTTATATGTATCGCTGCAGGGAAAGTCAGCAAGACACCCACCTTCTTTGTAAATAAAAAGGCCCTGGAGTCGTTTGGTCCAGATCAACTATACCAGCTTATTGTCGACGAAATTAATAAGGCCAATTAGCATAGAGTTATTTTCGAGTTGCGCCTCAAACCGTTACATTAATTAAACCACCGGGGCGATATTCTAGGTCAAAAGAAGAAGTATTGTAGTCATTATCGGCTCTCTCACTTTCCTCCGTGGCGGCGATAGACCGATATTTCTCTGTCAATGTACTCGATTCTATTTGCTGCCCTATCTGGGCTACTTGGTAGTCTTGAGGGCTTGGGTCTGAAGGCGCTAAAGCAACTCGTTGTATTAGCTTGGCTCTGAGTAGTTTAGTCTCGGGGTCGTTGTCTACAATATTTGTTCTTATCTCAACATCACCGCTTGATGTGTAAAGCTGTCCATCGGGAGACATCGTTTTCTGGATGTTCGATGGACCAGTTATGCTTCCACCTATACTTTTGTGGGCGCGAATGTGCGCATTGACTGCTTGTTCCTTTTCAGCTAGCTGTTGTGACTTAGCTTCGGAAGACGGGACTTTTGTGAACTGACTAAACTGAGAGATTTGCAAAACAAACCTCCTTATTAAAGCGCTATATAAGTCTTAGTATAGACCTGCCTGATTAATATTTGTACAGGTTTCGGTGAATTTTGTTTTTCAGTTGTTCGTTAAGTCTCCTGGATTAAGAGCTGAGATGAATCTTGCGCCTGCCTTCAGTAGAAAATTTTTACAAGGCATTCTATTTATATGAGCTATAAAAGGTCTATTTGTTATGAATTAAGTGATTTCCAACGAAATTGCCGATAACGATAAAGCAAGTTGGCGTACCACCAAACACCGGGCGTTAAAAGACCAGCCTCTATTTCTACCTCATCGGTGTATAAGCTGGTGGCCCCTTTATTCATAGATGATATTTTGATCCGGTGCTTCCATTTGGAAACGATACCACCTTGCTCTTCAGTTATGATTTCTAGTTCAGTATCGCTTACCTTTAAAAAGTGGATCTGATGACTCCACGCGGGAATTAGCCCAAAAAATCGTAAGCGGCTGATGACAGTCGTACCCTCAACCCACTCAGCTGGAAAGTGATCGCTGTCAGAAAATGATAGGAGTCCTTTTGTTATGAAGGTCAACGTACTGCTTTTCTTAACTAGCTGCCATGCGTTGTCAGCTGAAATATTAAACTCTGATGTAATAGTAGCTTTCACTAATTTGCCCTTGTTTACTTGACGGAGCTTAGATGATAAAACCTATAGCAGCTAGAGGGTCAAGTATTTAAGCCTTTTGGTGATTCTATGTGTTTAGCCAGCTAAAGCGAGCAACCGAAATGAGCCAAACAATTAGCAAACTGGCAAAGAAGTTCAATATAAGTGTAGAAACCGTGCGCTTCTATGAGCGTAAGGGGCTTATTACGCAACCTGAAAAGCCAACGGATGGGTATCGTCACTATCCAGAAGAAACTGCTCATCGAATCCGGTTTATCCAACGCTCTAAAGATCTAGGATTTACCTTAGATGAAATTGCTCACTTACTAAGCTTAGCGGACTCACCTTGCAGCCAAGTGCAAGCACTTGCTGAAGATAAATTAGCTATGGTGCAGTCTAAAATGAAAGGCCTTAAACGTTTGGAAAAGGCACTCGAGGCTTTGCTTTCGCAGTGTAATGAAAATGATGATGACACTCATTGCCCCATCATCGACTCTCTCCAACCTTAATATCATTTCGCGTCTTGACTCCGTACCTATATACGGAGTTTATAATTTTCAATAAGCAGAATGAAGCCTTTAAGCGGAGATGTTTATGTTCAACAATCACACTAACTGGTCGATTATAGGAGGTGTTGCGGCTGCAATTGGTGCCAGTTTATGTTGCGCGGGGCCACTCATTTTACTGTCTATTGGTGTAAGCGGAGCCTGGATTGCTAATCTAACTGTCTTGGAACCTTACAGGCCTTATTTTATTGTTGCTGTAGTCGCATTGTTAAGTTGGGCAGGCTGGCAAGTGTTTAAGCCTATCTCGCAGTGCAAACCTGGTACCGCATGTGCTTTACCTGCAACCCGTAAAAAACGACAGCTTATATTTATACTTGCCCTCATTGTAGCAGTAGGGTTCGTCAGCAGCCCTTATTGGATTCCGTTGTTTGCCTAACTAAAGAGAGACACTATGAAAAATCTAATTGTTGTATCACTCGCGTTCTTGTTTAGTAGTTTTGTGCTAGCAGAAGAACAAAAGACAACTCTGCATATACCTTCGATGAACTGTAGTATGTGCCCCATTACGGTCAAAAAGGCACTAGAGAATGTCAAGGGTGTATCCAAGGCTGAAGTAAGCTATGACACAAAACAAGCCGTCGTTATGTTTGATAACAAGCAAACCAAGATCGAGACACTAATCAATGCAACGACGAATGCAGGTTACCCATCACAATTAAAGGGGGAGGTTTCTGATGAGTAATTCCGTCGTCCTAGAATCAGAACTGACCTGTCCCGAATGCGGGCACAAAAAACTCGAAACCATGCCGACTGATGCTTGTCAGTGGTTTTATGAATGCGAACAATGCCACACACTATTAAAGCCGAAAGCTGGAGACTGTTGCGTCTATTGCTCATACGGTACTTTGCCTTGCCCGCCAATACAACAAGATCAAAGCTGTTGTTCATAAAGTTTATAAGTGATGGTTCCCCAATAGGTATAGCTTTGTGCTCTTTTCGTAAGTCTGCCACACGCAAATTTTGGCTGAATAATCCCTATCTTTATATGACTGCTCAGCGGCAACTTTGCGGACTTTTAAGTCAGCGACGTATTGTCTGGCTATGTCGAACCCTGAATTCAAAACTGTAAGATCGGGTTCGAGCCGATACAGAGAAAGGTGTTACAGAGAAAGGTGTTACAGAGAAAGGCTTGATAATCGAGTTAGTTAGGCTCGATTATCAAGAAAATGTTCACCCAAGAACATTCTGAACTCTATTGGCGGGCTAGGTCTCTGTCAAATATTTCTGATCTCTAGATAGCCCTAACACCCTTTTACTAACCATTGTGGCACTCTATCGCTCAGAAAAACTTTTTCATCCTCACTCAAATACTCTATTACTCTTTCCGGTTGTTGCGACAACAGAGGGGCTGGGTGCCTGTAGTATGAGGCCCCTATACCAAAAAGCTCCTCCATTAAAAGAAGCGTAATTGATGAGGTTTGCGCCTTACCTTTCTTCATGAATGGTCTGATCCGTTTCCCTGAATCTTTATATTCCAGGTGAAACTGATAGGCTTTCTGGATAAACCGCTCTAGGTTAGCTCCACCATCACCTTTCAAGTAGTAAAATCTATCTTCGATTGGGTCTGAATCATTCACTGCTCGCCATAGCAGCATGAATGTCTCTGGAATACTTCTTTGGCTCAAGATTTCCACAAGATACTGGTAGATCGCATCACAATTTTTATAATCTGAAATATCTAATGAAGAAAGCTCTGTTAGAAACATCATGCATTCATCGACTAATACCTGAGCCAGTAGTTCCTCAACATCTACGTTTCTAGTTGACGCATGCTGCTTAAGATTCAGACCTTCGATAAGGTTCTCAAAACACTCTCTATCGTTTTTGATGGCCAATCTTAGTTTGACATCAGGGCTCAAGAAGCCAGGCTGAGTTGTTGATACAACATCTGTCATTGTTTCTGTATGTACAATGCCTTTGTCAATCAACTGAAAAAGAAATTGATCCGCTAGAACTTTGCTTGGCGTAAAAGTGTAGGCTCCAATTGCATTTCTGGTAAAGGGTCGGCCGTCAGGAGGGGCTATTACCAATAACGCAGCTAGAGTGATCTTCTCGATAACCGTAAGCGTATTTAAATCACCAGACATACAGGCACTCTTTTCATTCTTTACCAACTGATTTAAACCCGCGTTCACATCGGAGGCCTCAACTTTGCTTAAGTCCCCTCTTTATTATCCGATGAATTAACCTTTTACAGATATCGAGCTCAAATTGCGGATTATAATCCGTGGTTATTTAATCGTAACCGGTTAACGAACCACACCCTCGTCAGCTAGTCGTGAATCCACTAAAGTATTCCCATCTAGGTTCCAAGGCAATAGTCTTTCGTAATCATCGACGGACTTGGCCTGGGGCAGCTCTTTCAAAATGTGGCGTAAGTAATGATAAGGCTCCAAACCGTTCGCACGGCAGGTTTCAATGATGCTGTAGATGCCCGCACTAGCATGGGCACCTTTTTCAGAGGCTGAAAAAATCCAATTTTTTCTTCCAATAACAAAGGGACGAATTGCATTTTCTACTGGGTTATTGTCGATAGGCAGTCTGCCATCATCACAATAGCGC contains these protein-coding regions:
- a CDS encoding GDCCVxC domain-containing (seleno)protein — translated: MSNSVVLESELTCPECGHKKLETMPTDACQWFYECEQCHTLLKPKAGDCCVYCSYGTLPCPPIQQDQSCCS